From the genome of Segatella hominis, one region includes:
- a CDS encoding DUF2027 domain-containing protein, with translation MKIGDKVRFLSEVGGGKISGFQGKDIVMVMDEDGFEIPTSIHDVVVVEQDDYAMGKMISAKMDAKQAAEERANTELKNDSRSIKSILNLHDVEVDMNVDEYDAADREITFQAPARERDGGNKLSAYLAFVPVDIKEITNTRFETYFVNDSNYFIQYTYLVAEGNAWTLKGCGEVEPNTKLFIEEFGRDVLNEMGHIAIQMVAYKKDKPFLLKPATDVQFRLDPVKFYKLHLFEENDFFETPALLFTIVENDEVARPLVVDSKRLKEQMYKDEKIVANESKKKQKKDDGTVVIDLHADEVLETTAGMNSADILHYQMDVFKKTMAEYKNKKGQKIIFIHGKGEGVLRQAIVHELNYRYKSCSYQDASFQEYGYGATQVTIK, from the coding sequence ATGAAAATAGGTGATAAAGTAAGATTCCTGAGTGAAGTGGGAGGAGGAAAGATCTCCGGCTTCCAGGGTAAAGATATCGTGATGGTGATGGACGAGGATGGCTTCGAGATTCCTACTTCCATCCACGACGTGGTAGTGGTGGAGCAGGACGACTATGCCATGGGTAAGATGATTTCTGCCAAGATGGATGCCAAGCAGGCTGCTGAGGAACGTGCCAACACGGAACTGAAGAACGACAGTCGAAGCATCAAGTCTATCCTCAACCTGCATGATGTGGAGGTGGATATGAATGTGGACGAATATGATGCTGCCGACCGTGAGATTACCTTCCAGGCTCCAGCCCGTGAGCGTGACGGCGGCAACAAGCTCAGCGCTTATCTTGCCTTCGTACCGGTGGATATCAAGGAAATCACGAATACCCGTTTCGAGACTTACTTCGTCAACGACAGCAACTATTTTATCCAATATACCTATCTCGTAGCTGAGGGTAATGCCTGGACGCTGAAGGGCTGTGGAGAGGTAGAGCCTAACACGAAGCTCTTCATCGAGGAATTCGGTCGTGACGTGCTTAATGAGATGGGACATATCGCCATCCAGATGGTGGCCTACAAGAAGGATAAGCCTTTCCTCCTCAAGCCTGCTACCGACGTGCAGTTCCGCCTGGATCCTGTGAAGTTCTACAAGTTGCATCTCTTCGAGGAGAATGATTTCTTCGAGACACCTGCCTTGCTCTTCACCATCGTGGAGAATGATGAGGTGGCAAGACCATTGGTCGTTGACTCCAAGAGATTGAAGGAGCAGATGTATAAGGACGAGAAGATCGTCGCCAACGAGAGCAAGAAGAAGCAGAAGAAGGACGATGGCACGGTGGTTATCGACCTACATGCCGACGAGGTGCTGGAGACGACCGCAGGCATGAACTCCGCCGACATCCTGCATTATCAGATGGATGTGTTCAAGAAGACGATGGCGGAGTACAAAAATAAGAAAGGACAGAAAATCATCTTCATCCATGGCAAGGGCGAGGGCGTGCTCCGTCAGGCAATCGTGCATGAGTTGAACTACCGCTATAAGTCCTGCTCTTATCAGGACGCTTCCTTCCAGGAGTATGGTTATGGAGCAACTCAGGTTACGATTAAGTGA